One stretch of Solenopsis invicta isolate M01_SB chromosome 16, UNIL_Sinv_3.0, whole genome shotgun sequence DNA includes these proteins:
- the LOC105194481 gene encoding pheromone-binding protein Gp-9, whose translation MKTLVFHIFIFALIAFASASCNSAKKIGSHYDHYQTCLTELGVTEDELFSVGEVTNGQHKTKHEDTKQHKNGCIMQCVFEKLGLMIGADFDEEKMREYYIKEKGLQPGDQRIDFLSSCMEQTKNMEDKCDKSLGFIGCVLMNEVSLPASNEEARLVLILVHSKYSRITALIMKTFVLHIFIFALVAFASASRDSARKIGSQYDNYATCLAEHSLTEDDIFSIGEVSSGQHKTNHEDTELHKNGCVMQCLLEKDGLMSGADYDEEKMREDYIKETGAQPGDQRIEALNACMQETKDMEDKCDKSLLLVACVLAAEAVLADSNEGA comes from the exons ATGAAAACGCTcgtatttcatattttcatttttgctcTCATA GCTTTTGCCTCTGCATCTTGTAATAGCGCAAAGAAGATAGGATCCCACTATGACCATTACCAAACTTGCTTAACCGAACTTGGTGTAACAGAGG atgaGCTCTTCTCGGTTGGTGAAGTAACAAATGGCCAGCACAAAACCAAGCATGAAGATACCAAACAACACAAGAATGGTTGCATCATGCAATGTGTGTTTGAAAAATTGGGACTA ATGATTGGAGCGGATTTTGATGAAGAGAAAATGCGTGAGTATTATATTAAGGAAAAAGGTCTTCAACCAGGAGATCAAAGAATAGATTTTCTGAGTAGCTGCATGGAACAAA caAAAAACATGGAAGATAAATGTGACAAAAGCTTGGGCTTTATAGGATGTGTCTTAATGAACGAAGTTAGTCTCCCCGCTTCTAACGAAGAAGCA CGTTTAGTTCTTATATTAGTACATTCAAAGTACAGTAGAATAACTGCCTTAATAATGAAGACGTTcgtattgcatatttttatttttgctctcGTG GCTTTCGCTTCTGCATCTCGTGATAGCGCGAGGAAGATAGGATCCCAATATGACAATTACGCGACTTGCTTAGCCGAACATAGTCTAACAGAGG atgacATCTTCTCGATTGGTGAAGTATCAAGTGGCCAGCACAAAACCAATCATGAAGATACCGAACTACACAAAAATGGTTGCGTCATGCAATGTTTGTTAGAAAAAGATGGACTG ATGTCTGGAGCTGATTATGATGAAGAGAAAATGCGTGAGGACTATATCAAGGAAACAGGTGCTCAACCAGGAGATCAAAGGATAGAAGCTCTGAATGCCTGCATGCAAGAaa caAAAGACATGGAGGATAAATGTGACAAAAGCTTGCTCCTTGTAGCATGTGTCTTAGCAGCTGAAGCTGTGCTCGCCGATTCTAACGAAGGAGCATaa
- the LOC105194495 gene encoding pheromone-binding protein Gp-9 yields MKHLVLCACVLIFALSNATEIQQEIQNEIKLRLDLEACLIENGLNNSGLYSMNEVSINVHTKPGNEERTRKNGCFMACVLKKQNLMEGTNIKEDEVIARLYELTRQDLKVILGKIVRKCLEEKRDITQECAKCFSIFECIIQTMDKFPREHEHEEIVTTE; encoded by the exons ATGAAACATCTAGTGCTGTGCGCATGTGTTTTGATATTTGCT TTGTCTAACGCAACAGAAATACAACAAGAGATCCAAAATGAGATCAAACTACGGCTTGATTTAGAAGCTTGCTTGATTGAAAATGGTTTAAATAACA gtggCTTGTACAGTATGAACGAAGTATCCATTAACGTACATACCAAACCAGGAAATGAAGAAAGAACGAGAAAGAATGGCTGCTTTATGGCGTGTgttttgaaaaaacaaaattta atgGAAGGAACAAACATTAAAGAAGACGAAGTTATTGCACGATTATATGAATTAACTAGGCAAGATTTAAAAGTGATATTGGGCAAAATTGTGCGAAAATGCCTAGAAGAAA agaGGGATATTACGCAAGAATGTGCTAAATGTTTCTCTATATTCGAATGCATAATACAAACTATGGATAAATTCCCAAGAGAACATGAACATGAAGAAATCGTAACAACTGAATGA
- the LOC105194501 gene encoding uncharacterized protein LOC105194501, giving the protein MACFLKKQNLMEGTNIKEDEVIARLNEVVVTDDVEKKLRTIVRKCIKEKKDITQECDKCFSIYVCIIKAVSEERKCMQEENVRTEEEETGEPNKKK; this is encoded by the exons ATGgcgtgttttttaaaaaaacaaaattta atgGAAGGAACCAACATTAAAGAAGATGAAGTTATTGCACGATTAAATGAAGTAGTAGTTACTGatgatgttgaaaaaaaattgcgcaCAATTGTGCGTAAATGCATAAAAGAAA agAAGGACATTACGCAAGAATGTGATAAATGTTTCtctatatacgtatgtattatAAAAGCTGTAAGTGAAGAAAGAAAATGTATGCAGGAAGAAAACGTAAGAactgaagaagaagaaacagGAGAACCAAATAaaaagaagtag
- the LOC105195914 gene encoding cytochrome P450 4C1 isoform X2 — protein MDLISLALCTLCIIVISRVLSLVYYQYVTRQRLKNIPQVDRFPFGSAFALMNRPDHERTKFYLKYIEKTYKQGIFIMWMFGNPGIVVYKPEYLELILPSTVNITKGFPYFLLKSWLGNGLLLSTGKQWFHDRRLIGPTFHFSILDEFAVLLSEKAEILIKCLERKIETDPGKAIDIFPFILNATLDIICETAMGVDIRCQEIVSKYSSTIHEIAELLAKRLYRPWFWINWLYYLTSTGKQYKLALDTLHGFTKEVIRKKMVERQLQNGNKTKPEDEDNESDIGKRKRKAFLDLLLDQNEKDDAPLTDDELKAQVDTFMFEGHDTTTSAISWTLFLLGNNFEHQEKVHEELEKVFGNSEIPASVKELSQLKYLDRVIKETLRIFPSVPTITRVLTEDVKLDNNILSKDENVLIPIIFVHRNPEVWPDPLKFDPDRFLPENSKHRNPYAYVPFSAGPRNCIGQKFALLEEKIVLTAILRKWRIKSVKTIDTIEYGGALTLRPMEEMLIHFTPKK, from the exons ATGGATTTAATCTCTTTAGCATTATGCACTCTTTGCATTATTGTGATTTCCCGAGTTCTGTCGCTAGTGTATTATCAATATGTTACACGACAAAGACTTAAAAACATTCCCCAAGTCGACAGATTTCCTTTTGGTTCAGCATTTGCGTTAATGAATCGACCGGATCATg aacgcacaaaattctatttaaagTATATAGAAAAGACGTATAAGCAAGGAATATTTATAATGTGGATGTTTGGCAATCCTGGTATAGTCGTGTATAAACCAGAATATTTAGAG CTTATTTTACCCAGCACCGTAAATATCACAAAAGGGTTTCCTTATTTTCTACTGAAATCCTGGTTAGGCAACGGACTTTTATTATCTACAG GTAAACAATGGTTCCATGATAGAAGACTCATTGGACCAACATTTCATTTTAGTATATTAGATGAATTTGCTGTGCTTCTGTCTGAGAAAGCAGAAATCTTAATAAAGTGtctcgaaagaaaaatagaaacagATCCCGGAAAGGCCATtgatatttttccttttattctCAATGCTACTCTTGATATTATCTGcg AAACGGCAATGGGTGTGGACATTCGTTGTCAAGAAATCGTATCCAAATATTCATCAACAATACATGA AATAGCCGAATTATTGGCAAAACGACTCTATCGTCCGTGGTTTTGGATTAACTGGTTATACTATTTAACGTCCACAGGAAAGCAATATAAATTAGCGCTTGATACATTGCATGGATTTACGAAAGAG GTGATAAGAAAGAAAATGGTTGAACGGCAATTACAAAATGGCAATAAAACGAAACCTGAAGATGAGGACAATGAATCTGACATag gTAAACGGAAGAGAAAAGCGTTTCtagatttattattagatcaGAATGAGAAAGACGATGCTCCTCTGACCGATGATGAGCTGAAAGCGCAAGTGGACACGTTTATGTTTGAG gGACACGACACAACTACGTCTGCAATAAGCTGGACACTCTTTCTTTTGGGCAATAATTTCGAGCATCAAGAAAAAGTTCACGAAGAACTCGAAAAGGTTTTTGGAAATTCAGAGATACCAGCCAGTGTAAAGGAACTGTCGCAATTAAAGTATCTCGATAGAGTTATAAAAGAGACGCTCCGAATATTTCCGAGTGTACCTACAATCACGAGGGTTCTAACAGAAGACGTGAAATTGG ataataatatCCTTTCGAAAGATGAGAACGTTTTAATACcaataatatttgtacatcGAAATCCGGAGGTTTGGCCGGATCCATTAAAATTCGATCCGGATCGCTTCCTTCCAGAGAACTCGAAACATAGAAATCCATATGCTTACGTTCCGTTCAGCGCTGGACCGCGGAATTGTATAGGTCAGAAATTTGCTCTACTCGAAGAGAAAATTGTATTGACTGCTATTCTCAGAAAGTGGAGAATAAAAAGTGTGAAAACAATAGACACGATCGAGTATGGTGGCGCTCTCACTTTGCGACCCATGGAAGAAATGCTCATACATTTCACCCCCAAGAAATAA
- the LOC105195914 gene encoding cytochrome P450 4C1 isoform X1 yields the protein MYLLFGNLNYLKFSQVARMDLISLALCTLCIIVISRVLSLVYYQYVTRQRLKNIPQVDRFPFGSAFALMNRPDHERTKFYLKYIEKTYKQGIFIMWMFGNPGIVVYKPEYLELILPSTVNITKGFPYFLLKSWLGNGLLLSTGKQWFHDRRLIGPTFHFSILDEFAVLLSEKAEILIKCLERKIETDPGKAIDIFPFILNATLDIICETAMGVDIRCQEIVSKYSSTIHEIAELLAKRLYRPWFWINWLYYLTSTGKQYKLALDTLHGFTKEVIRKKMVERQLQNGNKTKPEDEDNESDIGKRKRKAFLDLLLDQNEKDDAPLTDDELKAQVDTFMFEGHDTTTSAISWTLFLLGNNFEHQEKVHEELEKVFGNSEIPASVKELSQLKYLDRVIKETLRIFPSVPTITRVLTEDVKLDNNILSKDENVLIPIIFVHRNPEVWPDPLKFDPDRFLPENSKHRNPYAYVPFSAGPRNCIGQKFALLEEKIVLTAILRKWRIKSVKTIDTIEYGGALTLRPMEEMLIHFTPKK from the exons atgtacttGTTATTTGGtaacttaaattatttgaagtttTCGCAGGTTGCGAGAATGGATTTAATCTCTTTAGCATTATGCACTCTTTGCATTATTGTGATTTCCCGAGTTCTGTCGCTAGTGTATTATCAATATGTTACACGACAAAGACTTAAAAACATTCCCCAAGTCGACAGATTTCCTTTTGGTTCAGCATTTGCGTTAATGAATCGACCGGATCATg aacgcacaaaattctatttaaagTATATAGAAAAGACGTATAAGCAAGGAATATTTATAATGTGGATGTTTGGCAATCCTGGTATAGTCGTGTATAAACCAGAATATTTAGAG CTTATTTTACCCAGCACCGTAAATATCACAAAAGGGTTTCCTTATTTTCTACTGAAATCCTGGTTAGGCAACGGACTTTTATTATCTACAG GTAAACAATGGTTCCATGATAGAAGACTCATTGGACCAACATTTCATTTTAGTATATTAGATGAATTTGCTGTGCTTCTGTCTGAGAAAGCAGAAATCTTAATAAAGTGtctcgaaagaaaaatagaaacagATCCCGGAAAGGCCATtgatatttttccttttattctCAATGCTACTCTTGATATTATCTGcg AAACGGCAATGGGTGTGGACATTCGTTGTCAAGAAATCGTATCCAAATATTCATCAACAATACATGA AATAGCCGAATTATTGGCAAAACGACTCTATCGTCCGTGGTTTTGGATTAACTGGTTATACTATTTAACGTCCACAGGAAAGCAATATAAATTAGCGCTTGATACATTGCATGGATTTACGAAAGAG GTGATAAGAAAGAAAATGGTTGAACGGCAATTACAAAATGGCAATAAAACGAAACCTGAAGATGAGGACAATGAATCTGACATag gTAAACGGAAGAGAAAAGCGTTTCtagatttattattagatcaGAATGAGAAAGACGATGCTCCTCTGACCGATGATGAGCTGAAAGCGCAAGTGGACACGTTTATGTTTGAG gGACACGACACAACTACGTCTGCAATAAGCTGGACACTCTTTCTTTTGGGCAATAATTTCGAGCATCAAGAAAAAGTTCACGAAGAACTCGAAAAGGTTTTTGGAAATTCAGAGATACCAGCCAGTGTAAAGGAACTGTCGCAATTAAAGTATCTCGATAGAGTTATAAAAGAGACGCTCCGAATATTTCCGAGTGTACCTACAATCACGAGGGTTCTAACAGAAGACGTGAAATTGG ataataatatCCTTTCGAAAGATGAGAACGTTTTAATACcaataatatttgtacatcGAAATCCGGAGGTTTGGCCGGATCCATTAAAATTCGATCCGGATCGCTTCCTTCCAGAGAACTCGAAACATAGAAATCCATATGCTTACGTTCCGTTCAGCGCTGGACCGCGGAATTGTATAGGTCAGAAATTTGCTCTACTCGAAGAGAAAATTGTATTGACTGCTATTCTCAGAAAGTGGAGAATAAAAAGTGTGAAAACAATAGACACGATCGAGTATGGTGGCGCTCTCACTTTGCGACCCATGGAAGAAATGCTCATACATTTCACCCCCAAGAAATAA